In Chroococcidiopsis sp. SAG 2025, a single window of DNA contains:
- a CDS encoding ATP-binding protein, producing MASIGAIAILLNCLPAPKTGNSKPTDADATEDELREIELPPIVESSRPKRLYRQAEANRIKASLLANSSILVVGEEGCGKSELATAIVESLQGDGFTVATTEPATPKQMLTEIAEQLGVETRSLEGKALTADRLQVAIADYFEGNTAFLVIDDAHLCESKFRIWLKTLKRQGVPMLLFATDPPRSDVFINLPRIELASLPEYAIRELMEQAALDRGINLKPSDLAKLQERAGGNPMLAIRAIDEEYLGLEVEAGDHRRYFDITPLILLAGVGFVIMRFIGLGTGDQALYIFGGIAAAVFLGLSRLLYNLPGEDRRIR from the coding sequence GTGGCATCAATAGGAGCGATCGCCATTCTGCTCAATTGTCTCCCAGCTCCCAAGACAGGGAACTCCAAACCGACTGATGCAGATGCAACAGAAGATGAGCTAAGGGAGATAGAGCTGCCACCAATTGTAGAATCGTCTAGACCAAAGCGACTCTATAGACAAGCTGAAGCCAATCGAATCAAGGCTTCCCTATTGGCAAATAGTTCTATCCTTGTCGTCGGTGAGGAGGGCTGCGGCAAGTCCGAATTAGCAACAGCAATAGTAGAAAGTCTTCAGGGAGACGGGTTTACAGTGGCAACCACAGAACCCGCTACACCCAAGCAAATGTTAACAGAGATAGCAGAACAGTTAGGTGTGGAAACCCGCTCTCTCGAAGGGAAGGCATTGACAGCTGACAGATTGCAGGTGGCGATCGCTGACTACTTTGAGGGCAACACTGCATTTTTGGTAATTGACGATGCTCACTTGTGTGAATCCAAATTCAGGATTTGGCTCAAGACACTCAAGCGCCAGGGCGTACCCATGTTGTTATTCGCAACTGACCCGCCCAGGAGCGATGTGTTTATCAACCTTCCCAGGATTGAATTAGCGTCGCTACCAGAATACGCTATCCGCGAACTGATGGAACAAGCTGCATTAGATCGGGGAATTAATCTAAAGCCATCAGACTTAGCAAAACTACAAGAACGGGCGGGAGGCAACCCAATGTTAGCAATCAGGGCAATTGATGAGGAATATTTGGGACTGGAAGTGGAAGCCGGAGATCATCGCCGCTACTTCGATATTACGCCGTTGATTCTGTTGGCTGGAGTTGGTTTTGTGATTATGCGCTTCATTGGGTTAGGGACTGGCGACCAGGCACTCTACATTTTCGGTGGCATCGCGGCGGCTGTGTTTTTAGGATTATCCCGACTGCTGTACAACCTGCCAGGGGAGGACAGGAGAATTCGCTAA
- a CDS encoding metal-dependent hydrolase produces the protein MLGVSHLLISGTATSLILGTADPSVLLVGAIAGLLPDVDISTSPAGRVLPWVSTYFERRFPHRSCTHSLLATGVVAIAGYSLSLVLGEKVLPYTTALSIGYFFGWFADVFTRGGVEMFYPSPVRCVCPGNRKFRLRTGSNAEYGLLALLVAIAFLAFNINSSGGILTQFNRLIASPSGVEHLYNESGSTHLITAHIKGVQISDRSKVLGDYLIVEAHGQGFIVSSSTGQIYKAGTEPDAQIFTEKITADIGTPAITNVESVVLDEEELGEKLNPFNRTTGAMVFVTGQLTVDDPESIRIIQDPRQFSTIRASGAGNITLEAAPLATVQQVLGDQFATGQLQIRSINVSQAATNASP, from the coding sequence ATGTTAGGAGTAAGTCACCTATTAATTAGCGGCACGGCGACAAGTCTCATCCTGGGGACGGCAGATCCGAGCGTCCTGTTGGTGGGTGCGATCGCTGGTCTGCTCCCTGATGTTGATATCTCTACCTCTCCGGCTGGTCGAGTCCTCCCTTGGGTCAGCACTTACTTCGAGCGCCGCTTCCCTCATCGCAGTTGCACTCACAGCCTGCTAGCTACTGGAGTCGTGGCGATCGCGGGTTACTCTTTATCTCTAGTTTTAGGGGAAAAAGTCTTACCCTACACAACAGCTTTGAGTATTGGCTATTTCTTCGGTTGGTTTGCTGATGTGTTTACAAGGGGTGGCGTGGAAATGTTCTATCCCTCCCCCGTCCGCTGCGTTTGTCCAGGGAATCGTAAATTCAGACTGCGGACTGGAAGCAATGCCGAGTATGGGTTACTGGCGCTACTGGTGGCGATCGCTTTCCTTGCTTTCAACATTAATAGTAGTGGTGGCATCCTTACCCAGTTCAACCGCTTGATTGCTAGCCCTTCTGGAGTGGAGCATCTATATAATGAGTCTGGTTCTACTCACCTGATTACCGCTCATATCAAAGGAGTGCAAATAAGCGATCGCAGCAAAGTTCTAGGGGATTATCTAATTGTCGAGGCTCACGGACAAGGTTTTATTGTCTCCTCGTCCACCGGACAAATTTACAAAGCAGGCACGGAGCCAGACGCGCAGATTTTCACGGAAAAGATTACAGCTGATATAGGCACACCTGCAATTACCAATGTTGAATCAGTAGTGCTGGACGAGGAAGAGTTAGGAGAGAAGCTGAATCCTTTCAACCGCACCACCGGAGCAATGGTATTTGTCACGGGACAACTGACAGTTGACGATCCTGAAAGTATCCGAATTATTCAAGACCCGCGACAATTCTCTACAATTCGCGCCTCTGGAGCGGGAAATATAACCCTAGAGGCTGCACCATTGGCAACCGTTCAGCAAGTTTTAGGCGATCAGTTTGCTACCGGACAACTACAAATCAGGAGTATCAATGTCAGCCAAGCCGCTACCAACGCCAGTCCTTAA